Proteins encoded in a region of the Pseudomonas putida genome:
- a CDS encoding Na+/H+ antiporter, whose translation MQSAYTVLILLTLVSLSKLVGRMIPLPLPLVQIAAGALLALPTLGLHVALDPELFLFLFLPPLLFADGWRIPKRELWRIRGPVVALAVGLVLFTVVGAGYFIHWLLPSIPLPVAFALAAVLSPTDAVAVSAIAQDRLPTPLMHMLQGEALMNDASGLVTFKFALAAAITGVFSLTDASFSFVLVALGGLAVGVGLSWLVGRLRAWMIARGWDDPATHVVFMLLLPFAAYVLAERLGVSGILSAVAAGMMQSWLDLLPRQTSTRLLNRSVWSLLEFAFNGLIFLLLGLQLPDIIKAVVSHEPTVWPTLAYRCLDVVAIFAALILLRYIWVQSIWRSIGVVRRWRGKPALVLMPTARSCWLLTLGGVRGAVTLAGVMSVPLLMGAGKAFPERDLLIFIAAGVILLSLISACIALPLLLRGVTKSPDERLRQEVQEAWRRTAEAAIHALEAEEVIDSNAPQDAAQATLATELKARLMAEYRDELDSYNDSAEAKALAEQMDLLERHLRLRALRAQRLELYNLHRQHLVGDEVVRQVLGELDMSEANLGQVR comes from the coding sequence ATGCAGTCCGCCTACACCGTCCTCATCCTGCTGACGCTGGTCAGCCTGTCGAAGCTGGTCGGCCGCATGATTCCGCTGCCCTTGCCGCTGGTGCAGATCGCCGCCGGTGCCTTGCTGGCCTTGCCGACACTGGGCCTGCATGTGGCCCTTGACCCCGAACTGTTCCTGTTCCTGTTCTTGCCGCCGCTGCTGTTTGCCGACGGCTGGCGCATCCCCAAGCGGGAGCTGTGGCGCATTCGCGGGCCCGTGGTGGCGCTGGCCGTCGGGCTGGTCCTTTTCACCGTGGTTGGGGCTGGATACTTCATTCACTGGCTGCTGCCGAGCATCCCGTTGCCAGTGGCCTTCGCCCTGGCAGCGGTACTTTCGCCAACCGACGCCGTGGCGGTTTCGGCCATTGCCCAAGACCGCCTGCCCACGCCGCTGATGCACATGCTGCAGGGCGAAGCCCTGATGAACGATGCGTCGGGCCTGGTGACCTTCAAGTTTGCCTTGGCAGCGGCGATTACCGGGGTGTTCTCGCTGACCGATGCAAGCTTCAGTTTTGTCCTGGTCGCGCTTGGCGGTCTGGCGGTGGGTGTGGGCTTGAGCTGGCTGGTCGGCCGCCTGCGCGCCTGGATGATCGCTCGCGGCTGGGACGACCCAGCCACGCATGTGGTGTTCATGCTGCTGTTGCCATTTGCTGCCTATGTGCTGGCCGAGCGTCTTGGCGTGTCGGGCATCCTTTCGGCGGTGGCGGCGGGCATGATGCAGAGCTGGCTCGACCTGCTGCCACGGCAAACCAGCACCCGCCTGCTCAACCGCAGCGTCTGGTCGCTGCTGGAGTTCGCCTTCAACGGCCTGATCTTCCTGCTGTTGGGCCTGCAGTTGCCGGACATCATCAAGGCGGTGGTCAGCCACGAACCCACCGTCTGGCCGACCCTGGCCTACCGCTGCCTGGATGTGGTGGCGATCTTTGCCGCGCTTATCCTGCTGCGTTACATCTGGGTGCAGAGCATCTGGCGCTCGATCGGCGTGGTGCGTCGCTGGCGTGGCAAACCGGCGCTGGTGCTGATGCCTACAGCGCGCTCCTGCTGGCTGCTGACCCTGGGCGGGGTGCGGGGTGCGGTGACCTTGGCAGGTGTGATGTCGGTGCCGTTGCTGATGGGGGCGGGCAAGGCCTTCCCGGAACGTGACTTGTTGATCTTCATTGCCGCCGGGGTGATCCTGCTGTCGTTGATCAGTGCCTGTATCGCGTTGCCGTTGTTGCTGCGCGGGGTGACCAAGAGCCCGGACGAGCGCCTGCGCCAGGAAGTGCAGGAAGCCTGGCGGCGCACGGCCGAAGCGGCGATCCATGCCCTGGAGGCAGAGGAGGTGATCGACAGCAATGCGCCGCAGGACGCCGCGCAGGCGACCTTGGCGACCGAACTGAAAGCGCGGTTGATGGCAGAATACCGGGATGAGCTGGACAGCTACAACGACAGCGCCGAAGCCAAGGCGCTGGCCGAGCAGATGGACCTGCTGGAGCGGCATTTGCGCTTGCGTGCACTGAGGGCGCAGCGGTTGGAGCTATACAACCTGCATCGCCAGCACCTGGTCGGTGATGAAGTGGTGCGCCAGGTCCTGGGGGAGCTGGACATGAGTGAAGCGAACCTTGGGCAAGTCAGGTAG
- the dapC gene encoding succinyldiaminopimelate transaminase yields the protein MNHALTQLQPYPFEKLRALLGSVKPAADKRAIALSIGEPKHESPAFVAQAMADNLDKLAVYPSTLGLPALRQAIGQWCERRFGVPAGWLDADRHILPVNGTREALFAFTQAVVNRADDGLVISPNPFYQIYEGAALLAGATPHYLPCLESNGFNPDFDAVPAEVWKRCQVLFLCSPGNPTGALVPMDTLKKLIALADEHDFVIAADECYSELYFDEDAPPPGLLTACAELGRSDFKRCVVFHSLSKRSNLPGLRSGFVAGDAEIIKPFLLYRTYHGCAMPVQTQLASVAAWQDEAHVRANRDQYRAKYDAVLDILQPVLDVQRPDGSFYLWAKVPGNDDAAFTRDLFEAEHVTVVPGSYLSREVDGVNPGSGRVRMALVAPLAECIEAAERIRAFLQKR from the coding sequence ATGAACCATGCCTTGACCCAGCTTCAGCCTTACCCGTTCGAAAAGCTCCGCGCCCTGCTGGGCAGCGTGAAGCCTGCGGCGGACAAACGCGCCATCGCCCTGTCGATCGGTGAGCCGAAGCACGAATCGCCGGCGTTCGTCGCCCAGGCCATGGCCGACAACCTCGACAAGCTGGCGGTATACCCCAGCACCCTCGGCTTGCCGGCCCTGCGCCAGGCTATCGGCCAGTGGTGCGAACGGCGCTTTGGCGTACCGGCCGGCTGGCTGGATGCCGACCGCCACATCCTGCCGGTAAACGGCACCCGTGAAGCCCTGTTCGCCTTCACCCAGGCCGTGGTCAACCGTGCCGATGACGGCCTGGTCATCAGCCCCAACCCGTTCTACCAGATCTACGAAGGCGCAGCACTGCTGGCCGGTGCCACCCCGCACTACCTGCCGTGCCTGGAAAGCAACGGCTTCAACCCCGACTTCGACGCCGTCCCGGCCGAGGTATGGAAGCGCTGCCAGGTCCTGTTCCTGTGCTCGCCAGGCAACCCCACCGGCGCGCTGGTGCCGATGGACACCCTGAAAAAGCTGATTGCACTGGCCGATGAGCACGACTTCGTGATTGCGGCCGACGAATGCTACAGCGAGCTGTACTTCGATGAGGACGCACCGCCACCGGGCCTGCTGACCGCCTGCGCCGAACTGGGCCGCAGTGACTTCAAGCGCTGCGTGGTGTTCCACAGCCTGTCCAAGCGCTCCAACCTGCCGGGCCTGCGCTCGGGCTTCGTCGCTGGCGATGCCGAGATCATCAAGCCGTTCCTGCTGTACCGGACCTACCACGGCTGTGCCATGCCCGTGCAGACCCAACTGGCCAGCGTCGCCGCCTGGCAGGACGAGGCACATGTGCGCGCCAACCGCGACCAGTACCGAGCCAAGTACGATGCCGTGCTGGATATCCTGCAACCGGTGCTCGACGTACAACGCCCGGACGGCAGCTTCTACCTGTGGGCCAAGGTGCCGGGCAACGACGATGCCGCCTTCACCCGTGACCTGTTCGAAGCCGAACACGTGACCGTGGTGCCAGGTTCGTACCTGTCCCGCGAAGTCGACGGCGTGAACCCCGGTAGCGGGCGTGTGCGCATGGCCCTGGTTGCCCCCCTGGCCGAGTGCATCGAGGCGGCGGAGCGTATTCGCGCGTTCTTGCAAAAGCGCTGA
- the map gene encoding type I methionyl aminopeptidase: MTVNIKTAEDIEKMRIAGRLAADVLEMIEEHVKPGVTTEELDRLCHDYIVNVQQAIPAPLNYKGYPKSICTSINHVVCHGIPNDKPLKDGDTLNIDVTVIKDGYHGDTSRMFHVGNVPVWAERLSKVTQECMYKAIELVKPGCRLGDIGEVIQKHAEKNGFSVVREFCGHGIGKVFHEEPQILHYGRAGTGMELKEGMTFTIEPMINQGKADTKVLGDGWTAITKDRKLSAQWEHTLVVTATGYEIFTLRKDDTIPRTSA; the protein is encoded by the coding sequence ATGACCGTCAACATCAAGACCGCAGAAGACATCGAGAAGATGCGCATCGCCGGCCGCCTGGCCGCCGACGTGCTGGAAATGATCGAGGAACACGTCAAGCCCGGTGTTACCACCGAAGAGCTCGACCGCCTGTGCCATGACTATATCGTCAACGTCCAGCAGGCCATCCCGGCGCCGCTCAACTACAAGGGCTACCCGAAGTCGATCTGCACCTCGATCAACCATGTGGTCTGCCATGGCATCCCCAACGACAAACCGCTCAAGGACGGTGACACGCTGAACATCGACGTCACCGTGATCAAGGACGGCTACCACGGCGATACCAGCCGCATGTTCCACGTCGGTAACGTGCCGGTATGGGCCGAGCGCCTGTCCAAGGTTACCCAGGAGTGCATGTACAAGGCCATCGAGCTGGTCAAGCCGGGCTGCCGCCTGGGCGATATCGGCGAAGTGATCCAGAAGCACGCGGAAAAGAACGGCTTCTCCGTGGTGCGCGAGTTCTGCGGCCACGGCATCGGCAAGGTGTTCCACGAAGAGCCGCAGATCCTGCACTACGGCCGCGCCGGCACCGGCATGGAGCTTAAAGAAGGCATGACCTTCACCATCGAGCCGATGATCAACCAGGGCAAGGCCGACACCAAGGTGCTGGGCGACGGCTGGACTGCCATTACCAAGGATCGCAAGCTTTCAGCCCAGTGGGAACACACCCTGGTGGTGACCGCGACCGGCTACGAGATTTTCACCCTGCGCAAGGACGACACCATCCCGCGCACTTCGGCCTGA
- the rpsB gene encoding 30S ribosomal protein S2 produces MSQVNMRDMLKAGVHFGHQTRYWNPKMGKYIFGARNKIHIINLEKTLPMFNDALAFVERLAQGKNKIMFVGTKRSAGKIVAEQAARAGSPYVDHRWLGGMLTNYKTIRASIKRLRDLETQAEDGTFAKLTKKEALMRSRDLEKLDRSLGGIKDMGGLPDALFVIDVDHERIAITEANKLGIPVIGVVDTNSSPEGVDYIIPGNDDAIRAIELYMTSMADAIIRGRNNVAGGTEVYVEEAAAPAAE; encoded by the coding sequence ATGTCCCAAGTCAATATGCGCGATATGCTGAAGGCCGGTGTGCACTTCGGCCACCAGACCCGTTACTGGAACCCGAAAATGGGCAAGTACATTTTCGGCGCGCGTAACAAGATCCACATCATCAACCTGGAAAAAACCCTGCCAATGTTCAACGACGCTCTGGCGTTCGTAGAGCGTCTGGCTCAGGGCAAGAACAAGATCATGTTCGTCGGCACCAAGCGTTCCGCCGGCAAGATCGTCGCCGAGCAAGCTGCTCGCGCTGGTTCGCCATACGTTGATCACCGCTGGTTGGGCGGCATGCTGACCAACTACAAAACCATCCGCGCTTCGATCAAGCGTCTGCGCGACCTGGAAACCCAGGCCGAAGACGGCACCTTTGCCAAGCTGACCAAGAAAGAAGCCCTGATGCGTTCGCGCGATCTGGAAAAGCTGGACCGCAGCCTGGGTGGTATCAAGGACATGGGCGGTCTGCCTGATGCCCTGTTCGTGATCGACGTTGATCACGAGCGCATTGCTATCACCGAAGCAAACAAGCTGGGCATCCCGGTTATCGGCGTTGTCGATACCAACAGCAGCCCGGAAGGTGTTGACTACATCATCCCAGGCAACGACGACGCCATCCGCGCCATCGAGCTGTACATGACTTCGATGGCTGACGCCATCATCCGCGGCCGCAACAACGTTGCTGGCGGCACCGAAGTCTATGTTGAAGAAGCGGCTGCACCTGCTGCTGAGTAA
- the tsf gene encoding translation elongation factor Ts, protein MAAITAALVKELRERTGEGMMDCKKALEKAGGDIEKAIDDMRASGAIKAAKKAGNVAAEGAIAVKTDGKSAVLLEVNSQTDFLALQDDFKNFVAESLEEAFAQKLTDAAPLIASREAAREALVAKCGENVNIRRLVRVEGDVVGAYLHGNKIGAVVVLKGGDVELAKNIAMHVAASNPEFLDSSEISAEAIEREKGVFLQLNADKIAGKPENIVENMINGRITKFKAEASLKEQAFVMNPEVKVGELAKKAGAEIVSFTYFKVGEGIEKPVDDFAAEVAAQVAAAKQ, encoded by the coding sequence ATGGCAGCAATTACTGCAGCGCTGGTAAAAGAACTGCGCGAGCGTACCGGCGAAGGCATGATGGATTGCAAAAAGGCCCTGGAAAAGGCCGGCGGCGACATCGAAAAAGCCATTGACGACATGCGTGCCTCGGGCGCCATCAAGGCCGCCAAAAAGGCTGGCAACGTCGCTGCTGAAGGCGCTATCGCCGTCAAGACCGACGGTAAATCCGCCGTCCTGCTGGAAGTGAACTCGCAGACCGACTTCCTGGCCCTGCAAGACGACTTCAAGAACTTCGTTGCCGAAAGCCTCGAAGAAGCCTTCGCCCAGAAGCTGACCGATGCTGCTCCGCTGATCGCCTCGCGTGAAGCTGCTCGTGAAGCCCTGGTTGCCAAGTGCGGCGAGAACGTCAACATCCGTCGCCTGGTGCGCGTTGAAGGTGACGTTGTCGGTGCCTACCTGCACGGCAACAAGATCGGCGCTGTCGTCGTTCTGAAAGGCGGTGACGTAGAGCTGGCGAAAAACATCGCCATGCACGTTGCAGCGTCGAACCCTGAGTTCCTGGATTCGTCGGAAATCTCCGCCGAGGCCATCGAGCGCGAGAAGGGTGTCTTCCTGCAGCTGAACGCCGACAAGATCGCCGGCAAGCCGGAAAACATCGTTGAAAACATGATCAACGGCCGTATCACCAAGTTCAAGGCCGAAGCCTCGCTGAAAGAGCAAGCCTTCGTCATGAACCCAGAAGTCAAGGTTGGTGAACTGGCCAAGAAAGCCGGTGCTGAAATCGTTTCCTTCACCTACTTCAAAGTAGGCGAAGGCATCGAGAAGCCAGTCGACGACTTCGCTGCTGAAGTTGCCGCTCAGGTAGCTGCTGCCAAGCAGTAA
- the pyrH gene encoding UMP kinase — MAQQVSGRQPRYKRILLKLSGEALMGSEDFGIDPKVLDRMALEVGQLVGIGVQVGLVIGGGNLFRGAALSAAGMDRVTGDHMGMLATVMNGLAMRDALERSNIPALVMSAISMVGVTDHYDRRKAIRHLNSGDVVIFSAGTGNPFFTTDSAACLRAIEIDADVVLKATKVDGVYTADPFKDPHAEKFDHLTYDEVLDRKLGVMDLTAIVLCRDHGMPLRVFNMNKPGALLNIVVGGAEGTLIEEGQA, encoded by the coding sequence ATGGCTCAGCAGGTGAGTGGTCGCCAACCTCGCTATAAACGCATTTTGCTCAAACTTAGCGGCGAGGCCCTGATGGGCTCGGAAGACTTCGGGATCGACCCGAAAGTGCTGGATCGTATGGCCCTTGAAGTTGGCCAGTTGGTAGGGATCGGTGTCCAGGTCGGCCTGGTGATCGGCGGTGGCAACCTGTTCCGCGGTGCCGCGCTCAGCGCAGCCGGCATGGACCGTGTCACCGGTGACCACATGGGCATGCTGGCCACCGTGATGAACGGCCTGGCCATGCGCGACGCGCTGGAGCGCTCGAACATCCCGGCCCTGGTCATGTCGGCCATTTCCATGGTCGGTGTCACCGATCATTACGATCGTCGCAAAGCTATTCGCCACCTCAACTCCGGGGATGTGGTAATTTTCTCCGCCGGTACTGGCAACCCGTTCTTCACCACCGACTCCGCAGCCTGCCTGCGTGCCATCGAAATCGATGCCGATGTGGTGCTGAAGGCGACCAAGGTCGATGGTGTGTACACTGCCGATCCATTCAAGGACCCGCACGCCGAGAAGTTCGATCACCTGACCTACGACGAGGTCCTGGATCGCAAGCTGGGTGTGATGGACCTGACTGCAATCGTTCTGTGTCGCGACCACGGGATGCCATTGCGGGTATTCAACATGAACAAGCCTGGCGCCCTGCTGAACATCGTGGTGGGTGGCGCTGAAGGTACTCTGATCGAGGAAGGCCAAGCATGA
- the frr gene encoding ribosome recycling factor: MINDIKKDAQERMTKSLEALGRNLAAIRTGRAHPSILDTVKVTAWGSEMPLNQVAAITVEDARTLKIVAHDKNLSAAIEKAILTSDLGLNPSSAGTTIRVPMPALTEETRKGYTKQASGVAEDAKVAVRNVRRDALADLKKLTKDKEISEDEERRAADEIQKLTDKFVAEVDAAFKAKEKDLMAV, encoded by the coding sequence ATGATCAACGACATCAAGAAAGACGCGCAGGAGCGCATGACCAAGTCCCTCGAGGCCCTGGGCCGCAACCTGGCGGCAATCCGCACTGGTCGCGCGCACCCAAGCATCCTGGATACCGTCAAGGTCACTGCCTGGGGCAGCGAAATGCCGCTGAACCAGGTTGCCGCGATCACCGTCGAAGATGCTCGCACCCTGAAGATCGTCGCTCACGACAAGAACCTCAGCGCTGCCATCGAGAAGGCCATCCTTACCTCCGACCTGGGCCTGAACCCATCCAGCGCCGGTACCACCATTCGTGTGCCGATGCCGGCCCTGACCGAGGAAACCCGCAAGGGCTACACCAAGCAGGCCAGCGGTGTGGCCGAGGACGCCAAGGTAGCTGTGCGCAACGTGCGCCGCGACGCCCTGGCTGACCTGAAGAAGCTGACCAAGGACAAGGAAATCAGTGAAGACGAAGAACGTCGCGCCGCTGATGAGATCCAGAAGCTGACCGACAAGTTCGTTGCCGAAGTCGATGCTGCCTTCAAAGCCAAGGAAAAGGACCTGATGGCCGTTTAA
- the uppS gene encoding polyprenyl diphosphate synthase, translating into MEKTKPAVPSSVPRHVAIIMDGNNRWAKKRLLPGVAGHKAGVDAVRAVIEVCAKSGVEVLTLFAFSSENWQRPAEEVGALMELFFSALRREAKRLNENNISLRIIGDRSRFHPELQAAMREAEAVTAGNNRFILQIAANYGGQWDIAQAAQRLAREVQAGHLRPEDITPGLLQACLATGELPLPDLCIRTGGEHRISNFLLWQLAYAELYFSDLYWPDFKHEAMRNALADFASRQRRFGKTSEQVEAGARA; encoded by the coding sequence ATGGAAAAGACCAAGCCAGCGGTGCCGTCCTCGGTGCCGCGTCATGTCGCGATCATCATGGATGGCAACAACCGCTGGGCGAAGAAACGCCTGCTGCCCGGCGTTGCCGGGCACAAGGCGGGTGTCGACGCCGTTCGCGCGGTCATCGAAGTCTGTGCCAAGTCCGGGGTCGAGGTGCTGACCCTGTTCGCCTTCTCCAGCGAAAACTGGCAGCGCCCCGCCGAAGAAGTGGGTGCGCTGATGGAGTTGTTTTTCTCGGCCCTGCGCCGTGAGGCCAAGCGCCTCAATGAAAACAACATCAGCCTGCGCATCATCGGTGACCGTTCGCGTTTCCACCCTGAGCTGCAGGCTGCCATGCGCGAAGCCGAGGCAGTGACCGCCGGTAACAATCGCTTCATCCTGCAGATTGCAGCCAACTACGGTGGCCAGTGGGACATCGCCCAGGCCGCCCAGCGGCTGGCGCGGGAAGTGCAAGCTGGGCACCTGCGCCCGGAAGACATCACCCCGGGCCTTTTGCAGGCCTGCCTGGCAACCGGCGAGCTGCCATTGCCGGACTTGTGCATCCGCACCGGTGGCGAGCACCGCATCAGTAATTTCCTGCTGTGGCAGCTGGCCTATGCCGAGTTGTATTTCTCCGACCTGTACTGGCCGGACTTCAAACACGAGGCCATGCGCAATGCCCTGGCCGATTTCGCTTCGCGCCAGCGCCGCTTTGGTAAGACCAGCGAGCAGGTCGAGGCTGGAGCTCGTGCTTAA
- a CDS encoding phosphatidate cytidylyltransferase, translating into MLKQRIITALILLPIALGGFFLLNGGDFALFIGFVVTLGAWEWARLAGLMAQPLRIAYAAVVAGALMLLYILPELAPWVLGAAVIWWGLATWLVLTYPRSSELWASAACRLLIGLLVLLPAWQGLVLLKHWPLGNGLILSVMVLVWAADIGAYFSGRAFGKRKLAPQVSPGKSWEGVYGGLAVSLLITLGVGISRDWSFGQVLLGLLGAALLVMASVVGDLTESMFKRRSGIKDSSNLLPGHGGVLDRIDSLTAAIPIFAVLLWAAEWGVM; encoded by the coding sequence ATGCTTAAACAACGCATCATTACTGCGCTGATCCTGCTGCCGATCGCGCTGGGCGGTTTCTTCCTGCTCAACGGTGGCGATTTCGCCCTGTTCATCGGCTTCGTGGTGACCCTCGGTGCCTGGGAGTGGGCGCGCCTTGCCGGGCTGATGGCCCAGCCGCTGCGTATTGCCTATGCCGCGGTGGTCGCCGGGGCGCTGATGCTGCTGTACATCCTTCCAGAGCTGGCGCCCTGGGTGCTGGGCGCCGCGGTGATCTGGTGGGGGCTGGCAACCTGGCTGGTGCTGACCTATCCGCGCAGCAGCGAGCTGTGGGCCAGTGCTGCCTGCCGGCTGCTGATCGGCCTGCTGGTGCTGCTGCCCGCCTGGCAGGGGCTGGTGCTGCTCAAGCACTGGCCGCTGGGCAACGGGTTGATCCTGTCGGTCATGGTGCTGGTGTGGGCTGCCGACATTGGCGCGTACTTCTCTGGGCGGGCGTTCGGCAAGCGCAAGCTGGCCCCGCAAGTCAGCCCGGGCAAGAGCTGGGAGGGCGTGTACGGTGGTCTGGCGGTCAGCCTGCTGATTACCCTGGGTGTCGGCATCAGCCGCGACTGGAGCTTTGGTCAGGTCCTGCTCGGCCTGCTGGGCGCCGCGCTGCTGGTCATGGCCTCGGTAGTCGGTGACCTGACCGAAAGCATGTTCAAGCGCCGCTCCGGCATCAAGGACAGCAGCAACCTGCTGCCCGGCCACGGTGGCGTGCTTGATCGCATCGACAGCCTGACTGCGGCAATCCCGATTTTTGCGGTGCTGTTGTGGGCTGCCGAATGGGGTGTGATGTGA
- the ispC gene encoding 1-deoxy-D-xylulose-5-phosphate reductoisomerase, with the protein MSRPQRITVLGATGSIGLSTLDVIARHPDRYQAFALSGYSRVDELLALCVRHRPAFAVVPSAEAAARLRASLAAAGCATEVLEGEAGLCQVASAAEVDAVMAAIVGAAGLRPTLAAVEAGKKVLLANKEALVMSGALFMEAVRRSGAVLLPIDSEHNAIFQCMPGDYARGLSAVGVRRILLTASGGPFRETPVEALLDVTPEQACAHPNWSMGRKISVDSASMMNKGLELIEACWLFDAAPAKVEVVVHPQSVIHSLVDYVDGSVLAQLGNPDMRTPIANALAWPERIDSGVAPLDLFAIARLDFQAPDEQRFPCLRLARQAAEAGNSAPAVLNAANEVAVEAFLERRIRFPEIAGMIEQVLDQEPVVPLPSLDAVFAADQRARELSREWLRRHGR; encoded by the coding sequence GTGAGTCGCCCGCAGCGTATTACCGTGCTCGGGGCCACTGGCTCCATCGGCCTGAGCACGCTGGATGTGATCGCGCGGCACCCTGATCGCTATCAGGCGTTTGCCCTCAGTGGCTATTCGCGCGTCGACGAGCTGTTGGCGCTGTGCGTGCGTCATCGCCCGGCGTTCGCCGTGGTGCCGAGCGCCGAGGCAGCCGCAAGGCTGCGCGCAAGCCTGGCTGCAGCCGGCTGCGCCACCGAGGTGCTGGAAGGCGAGGCCGGGCTGTGCCAGGTGGCGTCGGCAGCGGAAGTGGATGCAGTGATGGCGGCCATTGTCGGTGCCGCCGGCCTGCGCCCTACGCTGGCGGCTGTCGAGGCTGGCAAGAAGGTATTGCTGGCCAACAAGGAAGCGCTGGTGATGTCGGGCGCGCTGTTCATGGAGGCAGTGCGGCGCAGTGGCGCCGTGTTGCTGCCGATCGACAGTGAGCACAACGCGATCTTTCAGTGCATGCCTGGCGACTACGCCCGAGGCTTGAGTGCCGTTGGTGTGCGCCGGATCCTGCTGACCGCTTCCGGTGGTCCGTTCCGCGAGACGCCGGTCGAGGCGTTGTTGGACGTGACCCCGGAACAAGCCTGCGCGCACCCTAACTGGTCCATGGGGCGCAAGATTTCCGTGGATTCGGCCAGCATGATGAACAAGGGGCTCGAACTGATCGAAGCCTGCTGGCTGTTCGATGCTGCGCCGGCCAAGGTCGAGGTGGTGGTGCACCCGCAGAGCGTGATCCACTCGCTGGTCGACTATGTGGACGGGTCGGTGCTCGCGCAACTGGGCAACCCGGACATGCGCACACCGATCGCCAATGCCTTGGCCTGGCCTGAACGGATCGACTCCGGGGTCGCGCCGCTGGACCTGTTCGCCATCGCCCGTCTGGATTTCCAGGCGCCCGACGAACAACGCTTCCCTTGCCTGCGCCTGGCGCGGCAGGCTGCCGAGGCCGGCAATAGCGCGCCCGCCGTGCTCAATGCGGCCAACGAAGTGGCGGTCGAGGCATTTCTTGAGCGGCGTATCCGCTTCCCGGAGATCGCGGGTATGATCGAACAGGTACTCGACCAGGAGCCCGTCGTGCCGCTGCCGTCGCTGGACGCGGTGTTTGCCGCCGATCAGCGTGCCCGGGAGCTTTCCCGTGAGTGGCTGAGGCGTCACGGTCGCTGA